Proteins encoded together in one Acidobacteriota bacterium window:
- the xrtD gene encoding VPLPA-CTERM-specific exosortase XrtD encodes MTMKRAGVVAVLVASIAFLFRDVIAKLVLDWWNDDNYSHGLLVVPLAGYVWWRSRARLASLPVKPSMIGLLLVVGSILTLVAGVIGAELFLTRVALLGTVAGTVLFLRGTQYLKALGFAFLLLALAIPIPAIIFNQITFPLQLLASRFGEFAISACQIPVLREGNVITLASTSLEVVDACSGIRSLMSLLTLALVWGYLTESALWLRWVLALSSVPIAIFANGIRVAGTGVAAHFVGAAAAEGFLHTFSGWMVFVVAGVLLLAVERLAKWLGPAAPAAAASADPRMGPTASISLQAQQGAGFITRALVVSACLLAGAGALGAATRTEAIPLHQRLVTLPQTIGAWEGTGDQTLDRNVLGQLRVDDYLNRGYRAPGRPGISLYVGYYESQRQGQTMHSPLNCMPGAGWEPVYRGRIAIPAVDNGTASQTAEINQLVVQKGLDRLLVLYWYQAHGRIIASEYWGKIYTVVDAIRLNRSDAALVRVIVPISPQDTTDGQAATATGLEFVSELLPVLTKHLGG; translated from the coding sequence ATGACCATGAAGCGGGCAGGCGTTGTTGCGGTGCTCGTGGCGAGTATCGCGTTCCTGTTTCGAGACGTCATCGCGAAACTGGTCCTCGACTGGTGGAACGACGACAACTACTCGCACGGCCTCCTGGTGGTCCCGCTGGCGGGTTACGTCTGGTGGCGTAGCCGAGCGCGCCTGGCGAGTCTCCCTGTCAAACCGTCGATGATCGGCTTGCTGCTGGTCGTTGGCAGCATCTTGACACTTGTCGCGGGAGTCATTGGCGCAGAGTTGTTCCTCACGCGCGTCGCCCTGCTGGGCACGGTCGCCGGCACGGTCCTCTTCCTCCGGGGCACGCAGTACCTCAAGGCGCTCGGGTTCGCGTTCCTGCTGCTGGCCCTCGCGATTCCGATCCCCGCCATCATCTTCAACCAGATCACGTTTCCCCTTCAGCTCCTGGCGTCTCGCTTTGGAGAGTTCGCCATTTCGGCGTGCCAGATCCCGGTGCTCCGCGAAGGCAACGTCATCACCCTCGCCTCGACCAGCCTCGAGGTTGTGGATGCGTGCAGCGGCATCCGCTCGCTGATGTCGCTGCTGACGCTCGCTTTGGTGTGGGGGTACCTGACGGAGTCCGCCTTGTGGCTGCGATGGGTGCTCGCGCTCTCGTCGGTGCCCATCGCGATCTTCGCCAACGGGATCAGGGTGGCCGGCACGGGCGTCGCAGCCCACTTTGTCGGCGCGGCAGCAGCAGAGGGCTTTCTTCACACATTCTCGGGCTGGATGGTCTTCGTCGTCGCCGGCGTGCTGCTGCTGGCGGTCGAGCGGCTGGCGAAATGGTTGGGCCCGGCGGCTCCCGCCGCGGCGGCGTCGGCGGATCCGCGCATGGGGCCGACGGCGTCCATCTCGCTGCAGGCGCAACAGGGCGCAGGCTTCATCACGAGAGCCCTGGTGGTCTCTGCGTGTCTTCTCGCGGGTGCCGGTGCGCTGGGAGCCGCAACGCGGACCGAAGCGATTCCGCTGCACCAGCGCCTGGTCACGCTGCCCCAGACGATTGGCGCCTGGGAGGGAACCGGAGACCAGACGCTGGACAGGAATGTCCTCGGCCAACTGCGCGTTGACGACTACCTCAATCGTGGCTACCGGGCACCGGGCCGGCCGGGAATCAGTCTCTACGTGGGGTACTACGAGAGCCAGCGGCAGGGGCAGACCATGCATTCGCCGCTCAACTGCATGCCGGGCGCGGGATGGGAACCCGTCTACCGGGGCCGCATCGCCATCCCAGCTGTGGACAACGGCACAGCTTCTCAGACGGCGGAAATCAACCAACTCGTCGTTCAGAAGGGGCTCGATCGATTGCTGGTGCTTTACTGGTATCAGGCCCACGGCCGAATCATCGCGAGCGAGTACTGGGGGAAGATCTACACGGTGGTGGACGCGATTCGATTGAACAGGAGCGACGCCGCCCTGGTCCGGGTGATCGTCCCCATCTCCCCTCAAGACACAACCGACGGACAGGCGGCGACGGCGACGGGGTTGGAATTCGTCAGCGAGTTGTTGCCTGTTCTCACCAAGCATCTGGGCGGGTAA
- a CDS encoding PEP-CTERM sorting domain-containing protein, with protein MRKMLLALFVAAAMVITVAPAQAVPIVIDFGTGIAGSGGTLFRDGADVWGSGIPIQIMNVQGSVVPGNFLTYGTAVGDGHIIPGTWASLAFDTRSATNFISITGYIPSLGVGDANNLVTLLSGTINSHGSTAQGLVSATGVDTKSPEVLRALGIPVETPFAFFGFSLHAGWIGTAPDEHGIAISTDIKNTSVPEPASMLLFGSGLVGLAGAVRRRLKK; from the coding sequence ATGCGAAAGATGTTGTTAGCGCTGTTCGTGGCGGCCGCGATGGTGATCACCGTCGCCCCGGCCCAGGCGGTACCCATCGTGATCGATTTCGGCACCGGGATCGCCGGATCCGGTGGCACCCTTTTCCGCGACGGAGCGGATGTGTGGGGATCAGGGATTCCCATCCAGATAATGAACGTCCAGGGAAGTGTCGTGCCCGGTAACTTCCTGACCTACGGCACTGCGGTCGGCGACGGTCACATCATACCTGGAACTTGGGCGAGTCTTGCCTTCGACACCCGCTCCGCCACCAATTTCATCAGCATCACGGGGTACATCCCTTCGCTCGGCGTGGGCGATGCCAACAATCTGGTGACGCTGTTGTCCGGGACAATCAACTCACATGGGAGCACTGCTCAAGGTTTGGTTTCTGCTACCGGTGTTGACACCAAGAGCCCGGAGGTGCTGCGTGCCCTCGGTATTCCCGTGGAGACGCCGTTTGCTTTCTTCGGGTTCTCACTGCATGCAGGTTGGATCGGAACCGCCCCGGATGAGCACGGAATTGCCATCAGCACGGACATCAAGAACACCTCGGTCCCCGAGCCCGCATCGATGCTGCTGTTTGGCTCGGGCCTGGTCGGCCTTGCCGGTGCGGTCCGTCGCCGCCTCAAGAAGTAG
- a CDS encoding acyltransferase, producing the protein MAPHGESVFGFWTNVMALLPGLPGMYLRRAFYHLTLESCALDCHLGFGMVFTHRRVAVESGAYVGPYSLIGSARLRRGCLIGSRVSILSGPLLHALDEHGRWLPADLSRLHQVDVGENAWVGEGAIVMVNVGAGSLVGTGAVVSTRVRPGIVVAGNPARFVRRLRADEEAPVDGHRE; encoded by the coding sequence GTGGCGCCGCACGGTGAGTCGGTGTTCGGCTTCTGGACGAACGTGATGGCGCTGCTCCCAGGCCTACCCGGGATGTACCTCCGCCGGGCCTTCTACCACCTCACGCTTGAATCGTGCGCGCTGGACTGTCACCTCGGATTCGGGATGGTGTTCACTCACCGACGCGTGGCGGTAGAAAGCGGCGCCTACGTCGGACCGTATTCGCTCATCGGTTCCGCGCGGCTGCGGAGGGGCTGCCTCATCGGAAGCAGGGTGAGCATCCTGAGCGGGCCATTGCTCCACGCTCTGGACGAACACGGAAGATGGCTTCCGGCCGACCTGAGCAGGCTGCACCAAGTGGACGTTGGCGAGAATGCGTGGGTAGGTGAAGGGGCAATCGTCATGGTGAACGTCGGCGCAGGTTCGCTAGTCGGAACCGGTGCCGTTGTGTCGACGAGGGTCCGACCAGGGATCGTGGTCGCTGGAAACCCGGCTCGCTTTGTCCGCCGGCTTCGGGCGGATGAGGAGGCACCCGTCGATGGACATCGAGAGTAG
- a CDS encoding acyltransferase yields the protein MDIESRTATRQYLPFVDWMKCIGIALIVIGHVASAPINHLTPPIFPKQLGVAFFMFVMGFSLARETRRPLQVLLNRLFEIYLFGIAIALLLSVVMYLTKGTLNLSNYLPFLLGVNVLFNNFPANPTTWYIGTYLHVLIVWAVIVRRLRIQPWMLAVSVFLEIAARAVLLATVGKFIAYMLVPNWITVFLLGTWFGQRTHVATGGPDEARSGGWRNGVFGYSLLLAGWAAGWALAVRPLVREFSFPFMRLSSTGRVSDALITSIAASTVYLVYTLLSFHVARRTSAPGWVRFIARNTLIIFIAHMPVYYALGDLLNGLRLSYLQRSIIHVSVCLVGLAFVSEFIRKAVRPVAARQWLAARLGLTSSFANR from the coding sequence ATGGACATCGAGAGTAGAACTGCGACCAGGCAGTACCTGCCATTTGTTGATTGGATGAAGTGCATCGGCATTGCGCTCATCGTGATCGGGCACGTCGCCTCTGCTCCAATCAACCACCTCACGCCGCCCATCTTCCCGAAGCAGCTTGGGGTCGCGTTCTTCATGTTCGTCATGGGGTTCTCCCTGGCTCGAGAGACCCGGCGCCCGCTGCAGGTGCTACTCAATCGTCTTTTCGAGATCTACCTGTTCGGCATCGCCATTGCCCTGCTGTTGTCGGTAGTCATGTACCTGACGAAAGGCACGCTCAATCTCAGCAACTATCTGCCTTTCCTCCTCGGCGTCAACGTCCTGTTCAACAACTTTCCTGCTAATCCCACGACGTGGTACATCGGCACCTACCTCCACGTGCTTATCGTGTGGGCTGTCATCGTCAGACGGCTTCGCATCCAGCCGTGGATGCTGGCGGTGTCGGTCTTCCTGGAAATCGCCGCTCGAGCCGTTCTGCTCGCGACGGTTGGTAAGTTCATCGCCTACATGCTCGTTCCGAACTGGATTACCGTGTTTCTACTCGGTACCTGGTTCGGGCAACGAACGCACGTGGCGACAGGTGGTCCCGATGAGGCGCGGTCTGGCGGTTGGCGGAACGGCGTCTTTGGCTATTCACTGCTGCTTGCGGGTTGGGCCGCGGGGTGGGCGCTCGCCGTTCGGCCACTAGTCCGGGAGTTCTCGTTTCCGTTCATGAGACTGTCGTCGACGGGACGAGTGTCCGACGCGCTGATTACGTCCATCGCCGCATCCACCGTCTACCTCGTGTACACGCTGCTCTCTTTCCATGTTGCGAGGAGGACTTCGGCGCCAGGTTGGGTACGGTTCATCGCGCGCAATACACTGATCATCTTCATCGCGCACATGCCCGTGTACTATGCACTTGGGGACCTGTTGAACGGTCTCCGGCTCTCATATCTCCAGCGATCGATCATCCACGTCTCCGTGTGTCTGGTGGGCTTGGCATTCGTCTCCGAGTTCATCCGAAAGGCGGTTCGGCCCGTCGCTGCCCGACAGTGGCTGGCCGCGCGGCTTGGACTGACCAGCAGCTTCGCGAATCGATGA
- a CDS encoding asparagine synthase-related protein — translation MAAILGVVGSRAAQSDALIRQMHAALAFRGTQLATERGPGYALGASCHPYEVGPFLVANQAGTVFAVCEGELYNARDLARALGSPEASRGFEIVPALFEKRGKDFPREMNGIFTIALFDTSTRTLYLVRDHAGSHSLFYSVTGDATCFATTIPALFATGLVERRLSPSGLDGYLACLAISPPETIFERIMSIRPGHMAIDANGVTSEYCYWPFHAVMEDRTRSEEEFADEIRQVFTDAVKIRAAAPGTFGALISGGVDTTAIASILAQDASRGALHGFSIVFDELAYSDAALQEYVYRGHKVERHQLLLTPDAFREGLIAGAAHLDSPVNDVAYVGMYKAMQLVREVGLEAAFEGEGSDEIFCTGHSHGERSIQPFMAVPEWLRRSTLGVVFRGMPTGGSFAHKVRRFGCRLGMPTYERLSTWPPVVHNPLRRSLHPGTTNPTYGYPATRHYLSTTAVKDPINRYNYLLTRLFLADDLLYKNERMSAAHGITNRTPFIDYRLMELGFAVPARFKLQKPTATQDMTKLIFKKAMEGIVPEAILRRKKARGFSQPTSVWYRKDLKDFVSDLLTGPDSKISRYLDGKEIAAVWNTHVSGAANLDYPVNALVILELWMRSHL, via the coding sequence ATGGCTGCGATCCTCGGCGTTGTGGGTTCACGAGCGGCCCAGTCGGATGCACTGATCAGGCAGATGCACGCTGCCTTGGCGTTCCGCGGCACGCAACTGGCGACGGAGCGGGGCCCGGGCTACGCGCTCGGCGCGTCATGTCATCCGTACGAGGTCGGCCCGTTTCTCGTTGCGAATCAGGCCGGCACGGTGTTCGCCGTGTGCGAGGGCGAGTTGTACAACGCTCGCGACCTCGCCAGGGCTCTCGGCTCCCCTGAGGCGTCCCGGGGCTTCGAAATCGTCCCGGCGCTGTTCGAGAAGAGAGGGAAGGACTTCCCGCGCGAGATGAACGGGATCTTCACCATTGCCCTCTTCGACACCAGCACCCGGACGCTCTACCTCGTTCGCGACCATGCCGGCTCCCATTCCCTCTTCTACTCTGTCACCGGGGACGCGACGTGCTTCGCCACGACCATCCCGGCCCTGTTCGCCACCGGCCTCGTGGAGCGGCGGCTCTCGCCGAGCGGCCTCGACGGCTACCTCGCCTGCCTCGCCATCAGTCCGCCCGAGACGATCTTCGAGCGGATCATGTCGATCCGTCCCGGCCACATGGCTATCGACGCGAATGGCGTAACGTCGGAATACTGCTACTGGCCGTTCCATGCGGTCATGGAGGACCGGACCCGTTCGGAGGAGGAGTTCGCGGACGAAATCAGGCAGGTGTTCACCGATGCGGTGAAGATCCGCGCCGCCGCTCCCGGCACGTTCGGGGCTCTGATCAGCGGCGGCGTCGACACGACCGCCATCGCATCCATCCTTGCTCAGGATGCCTCGCGCGGTGCGCTGCACGGCTTCTCCATCGTGTTCGACGAACTGGCCTACTCGGATGCGGCCCTCCAGGAATACGTGTACCGGGGCCACAAGGTGGAGAGACACCAACTGCTCCTTACCCCGGACGCGTTCCGCGAAGGGCTGATTGCCGGCGCCGCGCACCTCGACTCTCCTGTCAACGACGTTGCCTACGTCGGGATGTACAAGGCCATGCAACTGGTCAGGGAGGTTGGCCTCGAGGCGGCGTTCGAAGGTGAAGGGTCCGACGAGATCTTCTGTACTGGGCACTCCCACGGCGAGCGCTCCATTCAGCCATTCATGGCGGTACCGGAGTGGCTCCGGCGATCGACGCTCGGCGTTGTCTTCCGAGGTATGCCCACCGGCGGCTCGTTTGCCCACAAGGTCCGCCGGTTCGGCTGCCGCCTCGGCATGCCCACCTACGAACGCCTCTCAACGTGGCCGCCGGTCGTCCACAACCCGTTGCGTCGCAGCCTGCACCCGGGCACCACGAACCCGACGTATGGCTACCCCGCCACTCGGCACTACCTGTCCACGACGGCCGTGAAGGATCCGATCAACCGGTACAATTACCTGCTAACCCGGTTGTTCCTCGCCGACGACCTGCTGTACAAGAACGAGCGCATGTCCGCGGCGCACGGGATCACAAACCGAACACCGTTTATCGACTACCGTCTGATGGAACTTGGGTTCGCGGTGCCGGCGCGGTTCAAGCTGCAGAAGCCAACCGCCACCCAGGACATGACGAAGCTCATCTTCAAGAAGGCGATGGAAGGCATCGTCCCGGAGGCCATCCTGCGCCGGAAGAAGGCTCGCGGGTTCAGCCAGCCGACCAGCGTGTGGTATCGGAAGGACCTGAAGGACTTCGTGTCGGACCTGCTGACGGGCCCGGACAGCAAGATCTCACGATACCTCGATGGCAAGGAAATCGCCGCCGTCTGGAACACCCACGTATCAGGAGCGGCCAATCTGGACTACCCCGTCAATGCGCTCGTGATCCTGGAGCTGTGGATGCGCTCCCACCTCTAG